The following are encoded in a window of Sphaerisporangium siamense genomic DNA:
- a CDS encoding IclR family transcriptional regulator yields the protein MAKSMKTPPAYAPSSVDHALRLAQILQLDGAITVSAAAERLGVARSTAHRLLAALVYRDFAVRDEDRTYRVGPILALAERARSDVGALRVAALGPMRALVDRIDETVNLSIRTGRTVRFIASVECARALRVDGREGMVFPAHQASGGLITLAALSDEELETLYAGDERRDLGEEPPDLARLRLELRAVRRSGVALNLERTERGVVAVGRAVKDRAGATVAALSISMPSVRYTPDHLTALIAALTTAVDAIARTLRGADPDGAVGPDGADGSGGVDGGDPADG from the coding sequence CATGCCCTCAGGCTCGCGCAGATCCTCCAGCTCGACGGGGCGATCACGGTGTCGGCGGCGGCCGAGCGACTCGGCGTCGCGCGCTCCACGGCGCACCGCCTGCTGGCCGCCCTGGTCTACCGCGACTTCGCGGTGCGGGACGAGGACCGCACCTACCGGGTGGGCCCCATCCTCGCGCTCGCCGAGCGGGCCCGCTCCGACGTCGGCGCGCTGCGGGTGGCGGCCCTCGGGCCGATGCGCGCCCTGGTCGACCGGATCGACGAGACGGTCAACCTCAGCATCCGCACCGGCAGGACCGTCCGGTTCATCGCCTCGGTCGAGTGCGCGCGGGCCCTGCGGGTCGACGGCCGCGAGGGCATGGTCTTCCCCGCCCACCAGGCCAGCGGCGGCCTGATCACGCTGGCGGCGCTCTCGGACGAGGAACTCGAAACCCTGTACGCCGGCGACGAGCGACGCGATCTCGGCGAGGAGCCGCCCGACCTGGCGAGGCTCCGCCTGGAGCTGCGGGCGGTGCGCCGCAGCGGCGTCGCGCTCAACCTGGAGCGCACCGAGCGGGGCGTGGTCGCGGTGGGGCGCGCGGTGAAGGACCGCGCCGGCGCCACCGTGGCCGCCCTGTCGATCTCGATGCCCAGCGTCCGCTACACCCCGGATCACCTCACCGCCCTCATCGCCGCCCTCACCACCGCGGTCGACGCCATCGCCCGCACCCTCCGCGGCGCGGACCCGGACGGCGCAGTCGGCCCGGACGGCGCGGACGGTTCGGGTGGCGTGGACGGAGGGGACCCGGCAGACGGCTAG